In Paramormyrops kingsleyae isolate MSU_618 chromosome 5, PKINGS_0.4, whole genome shotgun sequence, one DNA window encodes the following:
- the slc25a23a gene encoding mitochondrial adenyl nucleotide antiporter SLC25A23 isoform X2, whose amino-acid sequence MALRRARCQDRPDSDPDRERCWTELFEQLDLNKDGRIDVNELRTGLAARGLLRTAVEEIVEAGDTNQDGQLDFQEFTEYLRAQEKQLRLMFRSLDRNDDGCIDLSEIQQSMRSLGVEVTTEQASRILQSMDQDGTMTIDWNEWRDHFLFNPLHNMEEIALYWKHSLMLDIGEHLTIPDEFTEQERKSGFVWRQLMAGAMAGSVSRTGTAPLDRLKVFLQVHGSGAGRASVWSGLREMVREGGLTALWRGNGINVLKIAPETAIKFLAYEQIKLLMKGGKAGGTLGVQERFVAGSLAGATAQTIIYPMEVLKTRLTLRKTGQFSGMADCAWHILRMEGLRTFYKGYLPNILGILPYAGIDLAVYETLKNAWLQRNTASSADPGVLVLVGCGTVSSTCGQLASYPLALVRTRMQAQATATGSPQLSMLGQFRTIVSQEGVMGLYRGIAPNFLKVIPAVSISYVVYERMRRALGVAVGS is encoded by the exons ATGGCTCTGCGCCGGGCTCGGTGTCAGGACCGCCCGGACTCGGACCCGGACCGGGAACGGTGCTGGACCGAGCTCTTCGAGCAGCTGGACCTGAACAAGGACGGGCGGATCGACGTGAACGAGCTGCGCACTGGCCTGGCCGCCCGGGGGCTCCTCCGGACCGCAGTGGAGGAG ATCGTGGAGGCTGGTGACACCAACCAGGACGGCCAGCTGGACTTCCAGGAATTCACAGAGTACCTCCGGGCCCAGGAGAAGCAGCTGAGGCTGATGTTCCGCAGCCTAGACCGTAACGATGACG GCTGCATCGACTTGTCTGAGATCCAGCAGTCCATGCGCAGCCTGGGGGTGGAGGTGACCACAGAGCAGGCCTCCAGGATTCTGCAGAG CATGGACCAGGATGGCACCATGACCATCGACTGGAACGAGTGGAGGGATCACTTCCTGTTCAACCCCCTGCACAACATGGAGGAAATCGCCCTCTATTGGAAGCACTCCCTG ATGTTGGACATTGGAGAGCACTTGACCATCCCTGATGAGTTCACGGAGCAGGAGCGCAAGTCCGGGTTCGTGTGGAGGCAGCTGATGGCTGGGGCCATGGCAGGCTCTGTGTCCCGCACTGGTACCGCGCCCCTGGACCGGCTCAAGGTCTTCCTGCAG GTGCACGGCTCGGGTGCTGGTCGGGCGAGCGTGTGGAGTGGCCTGCGGGAGATGGTGCGGGAGGGTGGCCTGACAGCCCTGTGGAGGGGCAACGGCATCAACGTGCTGAAGATTGCCCCCGAGACCGCCATCAAGTTCCTAGCATATGAGCAG ATCAAGCTGCTGATGAAGGGCGGCAAGGCGGGAGGGACCCTTGGCGTGCAGGAGCGCTTTGTGGCGGGTTCTCTGGCGGGAGCCACGGCACAGACCATCATCTACCCCATGGAG GTGCTGAAAACCCGCCTTACGCTGAGGAAGACGGGTCAGTTCTCCGGGATGGCCGACTGCGCCTGGCACATCCTCCGCATGGAAGGGCTGCGGACCTTCTACAAGGGCTACCTGCCCAACATCCTGGGCATCCTGCCTTACGCTGGCATTGACCTGGCCGTCTATGAG ACCCTGAAGAACGCCTGGTTACAGAGGAACACTGCCAGTTCAGCAGACCCAGGGGTCCTTGTGCTGGTCGGTTGTGGCACTGTGTCCAGCACCTGTGGACAGTTAGCCAGCTACCCCCTGGCCCTGGTCCGGACCCGCATGCAGGCCCAGG CCACTGCAACAGGCAGCCCCCAGTTGTCCATGCTGGGCCAGTTCAGGACCATTGTGTCCCAAGAAGGTGTGATGGGACTTTATCGCGGTATCGCCCCAAACTTCCTCAAGGTCATCCCGGCCGTCAGCATTTCTTATGTGGTGTACGAGCGGATGAGGAGGGCCctgggggtggctgtgggcagCTGA
- the LOC111858846 gene encoding zinc finger MYM-type protein 1-like isoform X2 — MEVLECGKCQKPLTAPQPSQCITCQQEEQYPKAKRKKPSGAQYRKRRKEEEERRRREAILKYLESSSTADEVPSTSSSGVPVCSESLDEMMHRPAASYSADGNTRLTTDSTLPVYSDVTETSSPVLPVEVKTDEPSAADPADWPSYLGDTVRTVIVGRGPYQWQQDDYSKMKRKKPSGAQYRKRRKEEEERRKREAILKYLVSSSTADEVPSTSSSGVLVCSEAPEISSSAFPVEMQTDEPCPADPADWPSPLNDTVRTELVLRGPYQVPPDFVFPKRDGARSCQHLYFFRTLKNCEKVKRNWLIYSYKNNSLFCFCCKLFSTKTIHLINGGLTDWKNATTLLNSHDRSPDHLRHLASWKEFELRLKAAEAVDKQEMTVLDDEKRWRAVLARLIAIVQSLAVRNMALRGDTEKLYCPSNGNFLKEVELLAQFDPIMKDHVHRVKSEYSHLSYLGKHIQNELVECIGAKVLATVVQEIKQSKYFSLILGCTPDVNHTEHLSVLIRIVTLGEDPQVKEHFMGFLEADEFTGQSLATLILQRLDDWQISFDDCRGQSYDNGANMRGKSQGVQATLLQKNPRAFFVPCGAHTLNLVVADAAKSSNDAMGFLGVLQKLYLLFSASTQRWAILAKHVTITLKMWSETRWENRVEALKPLRYEMSGVREALLEVRGQTKDPVIKVEAQFLAEEVGSFRFLLCTVIWYDILNEIQHLNKVLQSETMQVSVAVNLLNHAEVALQNYRATGFVAAQSSAKDMCEEMNVEEVLTLKRLRSTDRLSSYESPDEPEHDALKNLEVNFFNMVVDSAIFAVKERFQTLGDVENKFGILSNFQSLPHQDLIEQAEALGHALSCGGQSDLDGRELAQELRDLPDLPSQTFMALELLKFIQAKQLSEIYPNLWVALRIALTLPVTVASVESFSKSKLIKTYLRSTMCQERLSSLAVMSINPDVVGRISCDDVIEDLVGGCQR; from the exons TGTCAACAAGAAGAACAGTATCCCAAAGCGAAGCGGAAAAAGCCGTCGGGGGCTCAGTACCGGAAAAGgaggaaggaggaagaggagaggcgTAGGAGAG AAGCCATTCTAAAATAtctagagtcaagctcaacagcCGATGAAGTTCCGAGCACGTCTTCCTCAGGTGTTCCTGTTTGTTCAG AATCGCTTGACGAAATGATGCATCGGCCGGCTGCATCTTATTCTGCTGATGGGAACACGAGACTGACCACCGATTCCACCCTGCCGGTTTACTCAG ACGTAACAGAGACATCctcccctgtgctgcctgttgAGGTGAAAACAGATGAACCAAGTGCTGCTGATCCTGCTGACTGGCCTTCATATCTGGGTGACACTGTGAGGACAGTCATAGTGGGCAGAGGACCGTATCAG tGGCAACAAGACGATTATTCCAAAATGAAGAGGAAAAAGCCATCGGGAGCTCAGTACCGTAAAAGGagaaaggaggaagaggagaggcgTAAGAGAG AGGCCATTCTAAAATATCTGGTGTCAAGCTCAACAGCTGATGAAGTTCCGAGCACGTCTTCCTCAGGTGTCCTTGTTTGTTCAG AAGCACCAGAGATTTCctcctctgccttccctgttgAGATGCAAACAGATGAACCGTGTCCAGCGGATCCTGCTGACTGGCCTTCACCTCTGAATGACACTGTGAGGACAGAATTAGTGCTGAGAGGACCGTATCAGGTACCCcctgattttgtgtttccaaaGAGAGATGGTGCGAGAAGTTGCCAACACCTGTACTTCTTCAGAACCTTAAAAAATTGTGAGAAGGTCAAAAGAAACTGGTTGATATACTCCTACAAAAACAACAgtcttttttgtttctgttgtaAACTTTTCTCTACCAAGACCATTCATTTAATAAATGGAGGCCTGACGGATTGGAAAAATGCAACAACTCTGTTGAATTCGCATGACCGTAGTCCTGATCATCTAAGGCACTTGGCATCATGGAAAGAATTTGAGTTGCGGCTCAAGGCAGCTGAAGCTGTTGACAAACAAGAGATGACCGTCCTTGATGATGAGAAGCGGTGGAGAGCAGTGCTGGCACGGCTAATTGCCATTGTACAATCACTAGCAGTTAGGAATATGGCACTAAGAGGAGACACGGAGAAACTCTATTGTCCTTCAAATGGAAACTTTTTGAAAGAGGTAGAGCTTCTAGCACAATTTGATCCTATAATGAAAGACCACGTCCATAGGGTTAAAAGCGAGTATTCACACCTGAGCTACTTGGGCAAACACATTCAAAATGAGCTCGTTGAGTGCATTGGTGCAAAAGTTTTAGCAACAGTGGTTCAGGAGATAAAGCAGTCAAAGTACTTCTCTCTCATTTTGGGCTGCACCCCAGATGTCAACCATACAGAACATCTATCAGTGTTAATCAGAATTGTGACACTGGGAGAAGACCCTCAGGTCAAAGAGCACTTCATGGGCTTCCTGGAGGCAGACGAGTTCACTGGGCAGAGTTTGGCCACCTTAATTTTGCAGAGGCTGGATGATTGGCAGATTTCCTTTGATGACTGCAGAGGACAGTCTTATGACAATGGCGCCAACATGAGGGGGAAAAGCCAAGGAGTTCAGGCCACGCTACTGCAGAAAAATCCAAGAGCATTTTTTGTTCCCTGTGGGGCTCATACCCTTAACCTGGTTGTTGCTGATGCTGCAAAAAGCTCAAACGATGCCATGGGATTTTTGGGAGTCTTGCAGAAGCTCTATTTGTTGTTTTCTGCCTCTACGCAGAGATGGGCCATCCTTGCCAAACATGTGACCATTACTCTCAAAATGTGGTCTGAGACAAGATGGGAGAACCGAGTGGAGGCTTTGAAACCTCTCCGATATGAAATGTCGGGTGTGAGAGAGGCACTGCTTGAGGTGAGAGGCCAGACCAAAGACCCAGTCATAAAGGTCGAGGCCCAGTTCCTGGCAGAGGAGGTGGGCTCGTTCCGCTTTTTGCTTTGCACAGTTATCTGGTATGACATCTTGAATGAGATACAACATTTGAACAAAGTCCTGCAGTCTGAAACAATGCAGGTGAGTGTAGCTGTCAATCTGCTGAACCATGCTGAAGTTGCTCTGCAGAACTATAGAGCCACGGGCTTTGTGGCTGCACAAAGCTCAGCCAAGGACATGTGTGAAGAAATGAATGTGGAGGAAGTCCTTACACTAAAGAGGCTGAGGTCTACAGACAGGCTGTCTTCCTACGAGTCTCCTGATGAGCCAGAACATGATGCCCTTAAGAATCTTGAGGTGAACTTCTTTAACATGGTTGTTGATTCTGCCATCTTTGCTGTGAAGGAGAGATTCCAGACTCTTGGGGATGTTGAAAACAAGTTTGGTATTCTGTCCAACTTCCAAAGCCTACCTCACCAAGATCTGATAGAGCAAGCAGAGGCGCTTGGGCATGCTTTGAGCTGTGGAGGACAGTCTGATTTGGATGGAAGGGAGCTTGCTCAGGAGCTGCGAGACCTACCTGACTTGCCATCACAGACCTTCATGGCTCTGGAGTTGCTGAAATTCATACAAGCAAAGCAGCTCTCTGAAATTTACCCAAACCTGTGGGTTGCTCTCCGGATTGCATTGACTCTACCAGTTACAGTAGCTTCAGTAGAGAGCTTTTCAAAATCAAAGCTCATCAAAACCTACCTAAGGTCTACAATGTGTCAGGAACGCCTCAGCAGTCTGGCTGTAATGAGTATCAACCCTGACGTTGTTGGTCGTATTTCATGTGATGATGTCATAGAGGACTTGGTGGGGGGGTGCCAGCGGTAA
- the LOC111858846 gene encoding zinc finger MYM-type protein 1-like isoform X3: MRGHACYKSTGIAARIATKTLVSDAEMECQQEEQYPKAKRKKPSGAQYRKRRKEEEERRRREAILKYLESSSTADEVPSTSSSGVPVCSESLDEMMHRPAASYSADGNTRLTTDSTLPVYSDVTETSSPVLPVEVKTDEPSAADPADWPSYLGDTVRTVIVGRGPYQWQQDDYSKMKRKKPSGAQYRKRRKEEEERRKREAILKYLVSSSTADEVPSTSSSGVLVCSEAPEISSSAFPVEMQTDEPCPADPADWPSPLNDTVRTELVLRGPYQVPPDFVFPKRDGARSCQHLYFFRTLKNCEKVKRNWLIYSYKNNSLFCFCCKLFSTKTIHLINGGLTDWKNATTLLNSHDRSPDHLRHLASWKEFELRLKAAEAVDKQEMTVLDDEKRWRAVLARLIAIVQSLAVRNMALRGDTEKLYCPSNGNFLKEVELLAQFDPIMKDHVHRVKSEYSHLSYLGKHIQNELVECIGAKVLATVVQEIKQSKYFSLILGCTPDVNHTEHLSVLIRIVTLGEDPQVKEHFMGFLEADEFTGQSLATLILQRLDDWQISFDDCRGQSYDNGANMRGKSQGVQATLLQKNPRAFFVPCGAHTLNLVVADAAKSSNDAMGFLGVLQKLYLLFSASTQRWAILAKHVTITLKMWSETRWENRVEALKPLRYEMSGVREALLEVRGQTKDPVIKVEAQFLAEEVGSFRFLLCTVIWYDILNEIQHLNKVLQSETMQVSVAVNLLNHAEVALQNYRATGFVAAQSSAKDMCEEMNVEEVLTLKRLRSTDRLSSYESPDEPEHDALKNLEVNFFNMVVDSAIFAVKERFQTLGDVENKFGILSNFQSLPHQDLIEQAEALGHALSCGGQSDLDGRELAQELRDLPDLPSQTFMALELLKFIQAKQLSEIYPNLWVALRIALTLPVTVASVESFSKSKLIKTYLRSTMCQERLSSLAVMSINPDVVGRISCDDVIEDLVGGCQR; the protein is encoded by the exons TGTCAACAAGAAGAACAGTATCCCAAAGCGAAGCGGAAAAAGCCGTCGGGGGCTCAGTACCGGAAAAGgaggaaggaggaagaggagaggcgTAGGAGAG AAGCCATTCTAAAATAtctagagtcaagctcaacagcCGATGAAGTTCCGAGCACGTCTTCCTCAGGTGTTCCTGTTTGTTCAG AATCGCTTGACGAAATGATGCATCGGCCGGCTGCATCTTATTCTGCTGATGGGAACACGAGACTGACCACCGATTCCACCCTGCCGGTTTACTCAG ACGTAACAGAGACATCctcccctgtgctgcctgttgAGGTGAAAACAGATGAACCAAGTGCTGCTGATCCTGCTGACTGGCCTTCATATCTGGGTGACACTGTGAGGACAGTCATAGTGGGCAGAGGACCGTATCAG tGGCAACAAGACGATTATTCCAAAATGAAGAGGAAAAAGCCATCGGGAGCTCAGTACCGTAAAAGGagaaaggaggaagaggagaggcgTAAGAGAG AGGCCATTCTAAAATATCTGGTGTCAAGCTCAACAGCTGATGAAGTTCCGAGCACGTCTTCCTCAGGTGTCCTTGTTTGTTCAG AAGCACCAGAGATTTCctcctctgccttccctgttgAGATGCAAACAGATGAACCGTGTCCAGCGGATCCTGCTGACTGGCCTTCACCTCTGAATGACACTGTGAGGACAGAATTAGTGCTGAGAGGACCGTATCAGGTACCCcctgattttgtgtttccaaaGAGAGATGGTGCGAGAAGTTGCCAACACCTGTACTTCTTCAGAACCTTAAAAAATTGTGAGAAGGTCAAAAGAAACTGGTTGATATACTCCTACAAAAACAACAgtcttttttgtttctgttgtaAACTTTTCTCTACCAAGACCATTCATTTAATAAATGGAGGCCTGACGGATTGGAAAAATGCAACAACTCTGTTGAATTCGCATGACCGTAGTCCTGATCATCTAAGGCACTTGGCATCATGGAAAGAATTTGAGTTGCGGCTCAAGGCAGCTGAAGCTGTTGACAAACAAGAGATGACCGTCCTTGATGATGAGAAGCGGTGGAGAGCAGTGCTGGCACGGCTAATTGCCATTGTACAATCACTAGCAGTTAGGAATATGGCACTAAGAGGAGACACGGAGAAACTCTATTGTCCTTCAAATGGAAACTTTTTGAAAGAGGTAGAGCTTCTAGCACAATTTGATCCTATAATGAAAGACCACGTCCATAGGGTTAAAAGCGAGTATTCACACCTGAGCTACTTGGGCAAACACATTCAAAATGAGCTCGTTGAGTGCATTGGTGCAAAAGTTTTAGCAACAGTGGTTCAGGAGATAAAGCAGTCAAAGTACTTCTCTCTCATTTTGGGCTGCACCCCAGATGTCAACCATACAGAACATCTATCAGTGTTAATCAGAATTGTGACACTGGGAGAAGACCCTCAGGTCAAAGAGCACTTCATGGGCTTCCTGGAGGCAGACGAGTTCACTGGGCAGAGTTTGGCCACCTTAATTTTGCAGAGGCTGGATGATTGGCAGATTTCCTTTGATGACTGCAGAGGACAGTCTTATGACAATGGCGCCAACATGAGGGGGAAAAGCCAAGGAGTTCAGGCCACGCTACTGCAGAAAAATCCAAGAGCATTTTTTGTTCCCTGTGGGGCTCATACCCTTAACCTGGTTGTTGCTGATGCTGCAAAAAGCTCAAACGATGCCATGGGATTTTTGGGAGTCTTGCAGAAGCTCTATTTGTTGTTTTCTGCCTCTACGCAGAGATGGGCCATCCTTGCCAAACATGTGACCATTACTCTCAAAATGTGGTCTGAGACAAGATGGGAGAACCGAGTGGAGGCTTTGAAACCTCTCCGATATGAAATGTCGGGTGTGAGAGAGGCACTGCTTGAGGTGAGAGGCCAGACCAAAGACCCAGTCATAAAGGTCGAGGCCCAGTTCCTGGCAGAGGAGGTGGGCTCGTTCCGCTTTTTGCTTTGCACAGTTATCTGGTATGACATCTTGAATGAGATACAACATTTGAACAAAGTCCTGCAGTCTGAAACAATGCAGGTGAGTGTAGCTGTCAATCTGCTGAACCATGCTGAAGTTGCTCTGCAGAACTATAGAGCCACGGGCTTTGTGGCTGCACAAAGCTCAGCCAAGGACATGTGTGAAGAAATGAATGTGGAGGAAGTCCTTACACTAAAGAGGCTGAGGTCTACAGACAGGCTGTCTTCCTACGAGTCTCCTGATGAGCCAGAACATGATGCCCTTAAGAATCTTGAGGTGAACTTCTTTAACATGGTTGTTGATTCTGCCATCTTTGCTGTGAAGGAGAGATTCCAGACTCTTGGGGATGTTGAAAACAAGTTTGGTATTCTGTCCAACTTCCAAAGCCTACCTCACCAAGATCTGATAGAGCAAGCAGAGGCGCTTGGGCATGCTTTGAGCTGTGGAGGACAGTCTGATTTGGATGGAAGGGAGCTTGCTCAGGAGCTGCGAGACCTACCTGACTTGCCATCACAGACCTTCATGGCTCTGGAGTTGCTGAAATTCATACAAGCAAAGCAGCTCTCTGAAATTTACCCAAACCTGTGGGTTGCTCTCCGGATTGCATTGACTCTACCAGTTACAGTAGCTTCAGTAGAGAGCTTTTCAAAATCAAAGCTCATCAAAACCTACCTAAGGTCTACAATGTGTCAGGAACGCCTCAGCAGTCTGGCTGTAATGAGTATCAACCCTGACGTTGTTGGTCGTATTTCATGTGATGATGTCATAGAGGACTTGGTGGGGGGGTGCCAGCGGTAA
- the slc25a23a gene encoding mitochondrial adenyl nucleotide antiporter SLC25A23 isoform X1 — translation MALRRARCQDRPDSDPDRERCWTELFEQLDLNKDGRIDVNELRTGLAARGLLRTAVEEQIVEAGDTNQDGQLDFQEFTEYLRAQEKQLRLMFRSLDRNDDGCIDLSEIQQSMRSLGVEVTTEQASRILQSMDQDGTMTIDWNEWRDHFLFNPLHNMEEIALYWKHSLMLDIGEHLTIPDEFTEQERKSGFVWRQLMAGAMAGSVSRTGTAPLDRLKVFLQVHGSGAGRASVWSGLREMVREGGLTALWRGNGINVLKIAPETAIKFLAYEQIKLLMKGGKAGGTLGVQERFVAGSLAGATAQTIIYPMEVLKTRLTLRKTGQFSGMADCAWHILRMEGLRTFYKGYLPNILGILPYAGIDLAVYETLKNAWLQRNTASSADPGVLVLVGCGTVSSTCGQLASYPLALVRTRMQAQATATGSPQLSMLGQFRTIVSQEGVMGLYRGIAPNFLKVIPAVSISYVVYERMRRALGVAVGS, via the exons ATGGCTCTGCGCCGGGCTCGGTGTCAGGACCGCCCGGACTCGGACCCGGACCGGGAACGGTGCTGGACCGAGCTCTTCGAGCAGCTGGACCTGAACAAGGACGGGCGGATCGACGTGAACGAGCTGCGCACTGGCCTGGCCGCCCGGGGGCTCCTCCGGACCGCAGTGGAGGAG CAGATCGTGGAGGCTGGTGACACCAACCAGGACGGCCAGCTGGACTTCCAGGAATTCACAGAGTACCTCCGGGCCCAGGAGAAGCAGCTGAGGCTGATGTTCCGCAGCCTAGACCGTAACGATGACG GCTGCATCGACTTGTCTGAGATCCAGCAGTCCATGCGCAGCCTGGGGGTGGAGGTGACCACAGAGCAGGCCTCCAGGATTCTGCAGAG CATGGACCAGGATGGCACCATGACCATCGACTGGAACGAGTGGAGGGATCACTTCCTGTTCAACCCCCTGCACAACATGGAGGAAATCGCCCTCTATTGGAAGCACTCCCTG ATGTTGGACATTGGAGAGCACTTGACCATCCCTGATGAGTTCACGGAGCAGGAGCGCAAGTCCGGGTTCGTGTGGAGGCAGCTGATGGCTGGGGCCATGGCAGGCTCTGTGTCCCGCACTGGTACCGCGCCCCTGGACCGGCTCAAGGTCTTCCTGCAG GTGCACGGCTCGGGTGCTGGTCGGGCGAGCGTGTGGAGTGGCCTGCGGGAGATGGTGCGGGAGGGTGGCCTGACAGCCCTGTGGAGGGGCAACGGCATCAACGTGCTGAAGATTGCCCCCGAGACCGCCATCAAGTTCCTAGCATATGAGCAG ATCAAGCTGCTGATGAAGGGCGGCAAGGCGGGAGGGACCCTTGGCGTGCAGGAGCGCTTTGTGGCGGGTTCTCTGGCGGGAGCCACGGCACAGACCATCATCTACCCCATGGAG GTGCTGAAAACCCGCCTTACGCTGAGGAAGACGGGTCAGTTCTCCGGGATGGCCGACTGCGCCTGGCACATCCTCCGCATGGAAGGGCTGCGGACCTTCTACAAGGGCTACCTGCCCAACATCCTGGGCATCCTGCCTTACGCTGGCATTGACCTGGCCGTCTATGAG ACCCTGAAGAACGCCTGGTTACAGAGGAACACTGCCAGTTCAGCAGACCCAGGGGTCCTTGTGCTGGTCGGTTGTGGCACTGTGTCCAGCACCTGTGGACAGTTAGCCAGCTACCCCCTGGCCCTGGTCCGGACCCGCATGCAGGCCCAGG CCACTGCAACAGGCAGCCCCCAGTTGTCCATGCTGGGCCAGTTCAGGACCATTGTGTCCCAAGAAGGTGTGATGGGACTTTATCGCGGTATCGCCCCAAACTTCCTCAAGGTCATCCCGGCCGTCAGCATTTCTTATGTGGTGTACGAGCGGATGAGGAGGGCCctgggggtggctgtgggcagCTGA